The Arachis duranensis cultivar V14167 chromosome 9, aradu.V14167.gnm2.J7QH, whole genome shotgun sequence genomic sequence AGCTTCCCATTTCAACTTGTTGGCATGCCTCTTCTTGCATAATATCTTGCTCAGGCACATCATATGTATTGCGAGGCTTTACTTGGACAACAGTACACCAATTAggctttttaatttcctttacaTAGTATACTTGCTCAGCTTGACATGCTAAAATGAAAGGCTCATCCTTATATCTAACATATGTGGCATCCACATTTATGAATCCATACTCATCTTTACAATATCCCCTACTTTGATTTCGTCCTACTGGGGGAACATCAAACCACTCACACTTAAATAAGACCACTTTATGTTTTTCGACATAATCTAACTCAATAATATCAGTCAACATGCCATAATAATCCACACCCCCAGTCAATTCATCTCCCTTCACAACTACTCCACTATTTTGAGTCTTCAAAGATACTTCATAGTTTTTGCTACGAAATGTAAAACCATTGATAGCATGTTTTGTAGAAATGTGCACGACGATCAGGACCTCTTGCTAGAGAAAGTAGTTGATTATTCACCCGTGTACTCCCTACTTTGTGTAGATCTGAAATCTACATTAATGAATAGCGATTAAAACTAAATACTACCAAGACACTCTTCAATTCTACAATTATCAAAGTTTACTCATTTACCTTCCTTTCAAACCATTTCACAAATTGATCCTTATGCCTTTTCTGCAGATTTCTTGGATTTTCTCTTGTTAAATCTGCCATATGTTCATCAACCCATGGTTGAACTTCTTCACAATTCTTCAGCACATAGAATTGAGCTTCTCTGTGCTCTAAGATACTAAGTTCCTTGTATGCCCCTTTACAACTAAATTGGCCAAGTACTTTGAACACAGCTAATCCCTGCATAGGTTCATTCTCGCCATGGTCAGAAATCTTAGAATTTTCATCCAAATATCTCCCCACAAGGGTCATTGCTTCTTCAGAGATATAACCCTCAGATATTGACCCCTCAGGACGTGCTTTGTTTTCCACATAACTCTTTAGTGTGCGCAAATatctaaattgaatttttaaggAATGTTAAAAACCTACTTATAGAATATTATAAGGCAGATTCTAAGTTGTTGTCAATTCTAAAGGGATAACCTCTCAATAGAGTACATCCAGCGATATTGAACTGGTCCAGCTAACTTAGCTTCATGGGCAAGATGAACGGTTAGGTAAATCATCACATCAAAAAAACACCAGAGGAAAAATCGTCCCTAATTTACAAAGTGTTATTGCAATCTGGGTTTCAAGTTTGTCTAGAACGTCCACCTTCAATTCCTTGGAACAAAGCTCTCCAAAGAAAATACTTAGATGTATCAACGGTTCACAAACTTCTTTGGGTAAAAGCTCACAAATTGCAAGTGGTAACAGCCGTTCTATTAGGACATGGCAATCATGGCTCTTCAAGCCATAAATATTGCAATCTTCAATGTGCATACACCTTCCAATATTTGATGAATACAAATCAGGCAACTTGAGTTCTTTCAAGAATTGACAAAGTAGTTGCCTTTCATTCTCCTTCTTGGTCTTTGACAATGTATATTTGGCTATCGGCATCACAAACTTGTTGCCCACTCTATGAGGATGAAGGACTCTCTTGATACCCATAAGTTGAAGATCAAGTCGTGCATTAAGATTGTCCTTTGTCTTTCCATCTAAATTTAACAGTGTACCCAGTATATTATCGAAGACGTTCTTCTCTATATGCattacatctaaattatgacgTAACAATAATGTCTTCCAATAaggcaattaaaaaaaatgcttttctttttccaatttcCAGCCACCTTGTCATGCTCagacttctttctctttttagtATTGTTTCCAAACTCCGTTTGTTCAAAAGTCTTGAATTCTTCTAGGGCATCATAACCAGAAAGTGGCTTAGGTGCTTCCCCAAGTTCTCTGGTATTGTCAAAAGAACTTTTCTTTCTTCGCCATGGATGATCATGCGGCAAATAGCGGCGATGACCCATATAGGAATGCTTGTGTCTATGTTTCAGCCTTTTAGAACTAGTTTCTCTGTGGCAATACGCACATGCTAGTGCACCTTTAGTGCTCCAACCGGATAACATGGCATAAGctagataattatttattgtCCATAAAACTGCAGCAGATAACTTAAAATTCCATTTCTGCACCACATCAAATGTTTCAACACCCTCTTCCCACAATTCTTTCAACTCTTCAATTAACGGTTCTAAGTATACATTAATAGAATTGCCAGGGGATTTAGGGCCTGGAATAAGTAGAGATAACATCCAATTTGAATGTTTAAAAACCATCCATGGAGGATAGTTATATGGAATGAGAATAACTGGCCAATTACTATAGGAAATCTTCATATTACCGAACGGATTGAATCCATCATTAGCAACTCCAAGCCTGATATTTCTAGCATCACGTGCAAACCATTCGTGCTCCTCATCAAATTTCTTCCATGCCATCGAATCTGCTGGGTGTTTTAGGACTCCATCGTCAAGTCGTTTCTCTTTATGCCACTTTATTGCTACCGCTGTTTCTTCACACATGAAGATCCTTTGAAGCCTAGGTTTTAACGGAAAGTATCTTAGTATATTCTGGGGTACCTTCTTACGAGGGTCATCCTTTTCATTCCCCTTCCCCTTCCCCTTCACCCATCTAGATTTCTTACACTTTGGACATTCATTAAGATCAGCATATGCTTGACCCCGAAAAAAAATGCAACCATTCACACAAGCATATATCTTCTCGTAATCTAATCCGAAATCTCGAATCACTTTTCGAGCATCATAAAATGAAGTTGGACAAGATTTTTCCTTTGGAAATATGCTTTTTAGAAAGAGCAACAAAGCATTAAATGAATTGTTGCTCCATCCATAGTGACATTTCATTTGAAACAACTTGACAATGAAAGATAACCTTGATATCCCACTGTCTGGATATAGGCTTTGCTCATAATCCCTCATTAGcctcctccacttctttgcccTCAGATGAGGTTCTTCTTCTATATTGTCATCTACGTTGGTAGCAAAATCTCTCGGCGTCTCCCTAGTGTTTCTCCTCTAAAGATGTTATACAACATCTCATAAGTGGCAGAATCATTCTCTCTTTCACAATCAATTTGATTTAGATCAGACACATCTATAGGGGATGTATCTTGAAGTATCTCATGATGATGCACCCATGTTTTATAAGAGGTCACTATTCCTCTTTGGCGCACATGATGATGAACTTCGTTTctaaatttgaacaaaaaattgTTGCATTTGGGACAAGGACAATGTATTTGATTTTTCACACCGGGTTGAGATAAGGCaatatccaaaaataatttatcgAGTCACTTCCTAAACTCAGGAGTACGCCTATCAAAATTAACCCAATATTTCTGGTAATTGACCATTGGACTAATTTCTGCAGGAGACG encodes the following:
- the LOC107465852 gene encoding uncharacterized protein LOC107465852, with the protein product MLLCSSGVVLSPSWSDLAVFLLLLVWSGPITSLLKLIILAEILNLDSADIVVENTRRNTRETPRDFATNVDDNIEEEPHLRAKKWRRLMRDYEQSLYPDSGISRLSFIVKLFQMKCHYGWSNNSFNALLLFLKSIFPKEKSCPTSFYDARKVIRDFGLDYEKIYACVNGCIFFRGQAYADLNECPKCKKSRWVKGKGKGNEKDDPRKKVPQNILRYFPLKPRLQRIFMCEETAVAIKWHKEKRLDDGVLKHPADSMAWKKFDEEHEWFARDARNIRLGVANDGFNPFGNMKISYSNWPVILIPYNYPPWMVFKHSNWMLSLLIPGPKSPGNSINVYLEPLIEELKELWEEGVETFDVVQKWNFKLSAAVLWTINNYLAYAMLSGWSTKGALACAYCHRETSSKRLKHRHKHSYMGHRRYLPHDHPWRRKKSSFDNTRELGEAPKPLSGYDALEEFKTFEQTEFGNNTKKRKKSEHDKVAGNWKKKSIFFNCLIGRHYCYVII